A single Watersipora subatra chromosome 7, tzWatSuba1.1, whole genome shotgun sequence DNA region contains:
- the LOC137400009 gene encoding glutathione S-transferase 1-like: MPRTKRKAASSSKRQPSAKQRKEGKSDTKAEIPDASVKAAVKDKLLYFDVYARAEPTRMLYGIAGKEYEDQRIKQMEWPAIKAEQPLGQMPVFECQHGTLVMSNTIARYVARELGLAGSSSWEEALNDMVVETCFSCADGISEKIYAWKMFRQPQPDNSEKLIEEIREKITKSLKFIEALADKRGKKFIVSDKINLADVWLYNMLQFGRPAFPDLMSLTPWVKRFVERMEADDKMKKYLASRPASEFGI; encoded by the exons ATGCCTAGAACCAAAAGAAAAGCCGCAAGCTCTTCTAAGAGACAACCATCTGCAAAACAAAG GAAAGAAGGAAAATCAGATACCAAAGCTGAGATCCCGGATGCTTCTGTCAAG GCAGCCGTGAAGGACAAGCTGTTGTACTTTGACGTGTATGCGAGAGCAGAGCCAACTAGAATGCTTTATGGCATCGCTGGCAAAGAGTATGAGGACCAGAGGATCAAGCAGATGGAGTGGCCAGCCATTAAAGCAG AACAACCATTGGGTCAGATGCCTGTCTTTGAGTGTCAACACGGAACTCTGGTTATGTCCAACACCATTGCTAGATATGTTGCTAGGGAACTGG GATTGGCTGGGAGCAGCTCCTGGGAGGAGGCCCTCAATGATATGGTGGTTGAAACGTGTTTCAGCTGCGCCGATGGCATCTCTGAGAAAATCTATGCCTGGAAGATGTTTCGCCAACCTCAGCCTGACAATTCGGAGAAGCTTATCGAGGAAATCCGAGAAAAGATTACTAAATCACTTAAATTTATAGAAGCTTTGGCCGATAAGAGAGGCAAAAAGTTTATCGTGTCGGACAAG ATAAATTTGGCAGATGTTTGGCTCTACAATATGCTGCAATTTGGCCGTCCTGCTTTCCCTGATCTCATGTCCTTGACTCCTTGGGTAAAACGTTTTGTTGAGAGGATGGAGGCTGATGACAAGATGAAAAAGTATCTGGCTTCTCGACCAGCTTCTGAATTTGGAATATAA
- the LOC137399521 gene encoding ras-related protein Rab-40C-like yields MPHQVDEEYDYSLKFLLVGDSDVGKEELLAGLPNSAVQLPYSTKASHHKSTIIVIDGKRVKLQLWDTSGQGRFCTVLRSYSRGAQGILLVYDITNKWSFGGIERWLSEVNEHAPGVPKILIGNRLHLAYNRQVSEFVAGQYSEKHDMAFYEVSSLCDFNVLESLAELSRLVLKRNGMNRSSPATGIVPSLYDLCTKVLANRVTLYGIERLPLPAACKTDIKSYSLTHRTDCRLRNYKYASLRPPDRARKQILNPQETPKQLRKSCVIS; encoded by the exons ATGCCTCATCAGGTAGATGAGGAGTATGACTACAGTTTGAAATTTCTTCTGGTTGGAGATTCTGATGTGGGCAAAGAGGAGTTGTTAGCCGGCCTCCCTAACTCAGCTGTTCAGTTGCCTTACTCGACTAAGGCTTCTCATCACAAATCCACCATTATCGTGATAGATGGTAAACGAGTTAAACTACAACTCTGGGACACTTCAG GTCAAGGTCGGTTTTGTACGGTGCTACGGTCGTACTCAAGAGGCGCGCAGGGCATCCTCCTCGTTTATGACATCACTAACAAGTGGAGCTTTGGAGGCATCGAGAGGTGGCTGTCCGAAGTGAATGAGCATGCTCCAGGGGTACCCAAAATACTTATCGGCAATCGTCTGCACTTGGCATACAACAGACAG GTAAGTGAGTTTGTAGCTGGGCAGTACTCGGAGAAACATGACATGGCCTTCTACGAAGTATCTTCTCTCTGTGACTTCAATGTGCTCGAGTCACTCGCGGAGTTGTCTCGACTCGTTCTCAAGCGCAACGGAATGAATCGTTCCTCACCAGCTACGGGTATAGTGCCCAGCCTGTATGACTTATGCACGAAAGTGCTAGCTAACAGGGTCACTCTCTATGGTATTGAGAGACTTCCCTTGCCGGCAGCGTGCAAAACTGATATCAAATCCTACTCACTAACTCACCGAACAGACTGTAGACTCAGAAACTATAAGTATGCCAGCCTCAGGCCCCCTGATCGGGCTAGAAAACAAATACTTAACCCCCAGGAAACTCCAAAACAGCTCAGAAAAAGCTGTGTAATTAGCTGA